A genomic window from Misgurnus anguillicaudatus unplaced genomic scaffold, ASM2758022v2 HiC_scaffold_29, whole genome shotgun sequence includes:
- the LOC141362742 gene encoding uncharacterized protein, whose translation MMIINCPHLLQLNLSDHQIIQTVRECVDLSHPGPHLILIIFKHDECSREDQERLEMILNSFSDNVYEHTLVLTTHDTHKTEVNDNIKKIIKKCTSRHYRLKRNSTAAQLIETFRDIVKSNDDRYLICDEYEDAQRLKVKQQTDEREMRDDVRIVLLGKTGVGKMENSGYKYTRVRVDLALNRQVFISDLSQESVTKECQRETAEINNRLITVIDTPGLFDTECSHEEIKREIMNCISMILPGPHVFIIVLSLAQRFTEEESRSVKIIQEMFGENSLMYTMVLFTRGDQLRNKTIDQCLGKPGSVIRNLLEECGNRYHVFSNNLTEDQTQVSLLLEKIDDMVKTNGGSYYSSKIFREMQQEKYEKQIKKLMERIEEMSGEKERIEKEKQNQLQKFKKIIEEERNMREEQEKRFEVKLKLMKEENEDELKRKIAECREEFEREKEEMKKISSQSLCTLQAIQRYAGNSNFYVKLIVMEL comes from the exons ATGATGATCATCAACTGTCCTCATCTGCTCCAGCTGAACCTCTCAGATCATCAGATCATACAGACAGTGAGAGAGTGTGTGGATCTGTCTCATCCAGGACCTCATCTCATCCTTATCATCTTTAAACATGATGAGTGTTCAAGAGAAGACCAAGAGCGTCTGGAGATGATCCTCAACTCTTTCTCTGACAATGTTTATGAACACACACTGGTGCTCACAACACACGACACACATAAGACCGAGGTTAATGACAACAtaaagaaaattattaaaaaatgcacCAGCAGACACTACAGACTGAAGAGAAACAGCACTGCTGCTCAGCTCATAGAGACATTTAGAGACATTGTCAAATCAAATGATGACCGTTATCTGATCTGTGATGAATATGAAGATGCACAGAGATTGAAAGTGAAACAGCAGACAGATGAAAGAG AGATGAGAGATGATGTGAGGATTGTGCTGCTGGGTAAAACTGGAGTTGGGAAGAT ggaaaactccggttataaatatacccgtgtccgtgtggacttgGCCTTAAACAGACAAGTGTTTATATCAGACTTATCTCAAGAGTCGGTGACTAAAGAGTGTCAGAGAGAAACAGCTGAAATCAACAACAGATTGATCACTGTCATCGACACTCCAGGACTGTTTGATACTGAATGCAGTCATGAAGAGATCAAGAGAGAAATAATGAACTGTATCTCAATGATTCTGCCAGGACctcatgtgtttattattgtgttgaGTTTAGCACAACGGTTCACTGAAGAGGAGTCAAGATCAGTGAAGATCATTCAAGAGATGTTTGGTGAAAACTCTTTAATGTACACAATGGTGCTCTTCACAAGAGGAGATCAACTGAGAAACAAAACTATTGATCAGTGTTTGGGAAAACCTGGATCTGTGATTAGAAACCTGCTAGAAGAGTGTGGAAACAGATATCATGTGTTCAGTAATAATCTAACTGAAGATCAAACACAAGTTTCTCTTCTACTCGAGAAAATAGATGACATGGTGAAAACAAACGGAGGAAGTTACTACTCATCTAAGATATTTAGAGAGATGCAACaagaaaaatatgaaaaacaaataaaaaaactgatggAGAGAATTGAAGAAATGAgcggagagaaagagagaatagaaaaagagaaacaaaatcagCTACAAAAGTTTAAGAAGATAATAGAGGAGGAGAGGAATATGAGAGAAGagcaagaaaagagatttgaaGTTAAACTGAAACTCATGAAAGAAGAGAATGAAGATGAACTAAAGAGAAAAATAGCAGAGTGTAGAGAGGAAtttgaaagagaaaaagaagAGATGAAGAAGATCTCCTCTCAGTCACTATGCACTTTACAG